GTTAGCAGCTGTATATTTTTCTGTCACGGTTGGTAAGTACCTACTatgttctccctcctcctccacttttTTTAATACTACTGAGGAGACAGTATTTTCTCTCACTACATTGGAATGATACCTTATTACTTAATGTATCTGTTCCTGGTGCATTTTTTGAGCCCTACATAGTTGTTTTACTGGCAAAAACAAGTGTATATTGATGGTTGGCATTGTGGAACCAAAAAAAGCTACAAGAAACAGTCTTGATTCTATTCTGTCTTGTGTATTATCAACAGAGGTACACGCGAAGTGCACAATCTGTATTACTGAGGATGATGTCTAGGGCATTACCCAGCTGAATTTTCAGATCCCAGGGCAAGCTTTGTAAGGCTGGAATTTAGAAACGCGAACATACAAACAGAGTCAATCAGATCTGGAAGTTAATGACAATGGATGAATAGGAAACCTAGATGTtcagatggtcccttctagccatAAACTCTATGACTATATCCCTCCTCCATGTTATTTTCACATTCTTGGCActttgagggcctgatccaattcccagtgaagccaatgagaCTCCTTTACTTCCGTGGGAGTTGGATTAGGCCTTGATGGGAGATTTAGGGTTCTTTGCCCTGCACTAGGGTACAGGGGGTAAGGATACTAGGTGGAATTGAGTGTGCTTGTATTTCTACTTAGCACTGAGGTGAGTAAAGCATAATAAGGTGTGTGCACTTCACTGTCATGTACGGGTGAGGTGGGCACAGCGTGGGTGAGAGGGGTGCACTCTAAGTGTGCAACTCGGCCTAGGGCACAATCTGAGTGTGCAACGCCGTCTCCTGGGGGTGAGAGGGGCTCAGCCTGAGTGCCCGAGGCGCTAGGCCGCCCTCCCCTGTGCAGGCCGAGGGGCCAGGGGCGCTGTGCACCGAGGGGCCTGTCGCCTTCTGGTGGCGAGCCGGGGAGGTGCCGTTGCCGTTAACAACCCGCGCTCGCCCAGAAGCCAGGGCTCGCGGGGCGCGCTCTCCTCCGGCAGCCGGGGCGCGGGCCGTACCTGCTGCCTGGGCCGGGCGAGCCCGGGCCGAGCTCTCCGCGCTGCGGGAAGGAGGCGGCGGCGCACTTCCCCCGCGGATCTTCGCCCCGCTGCGAGCGGGCGGGCAGGCTGGGCCCATCCGCCCCTGCCCGGGGCACCCGGCCCGCCACCCTCCCTGCAGCCGCGCAGCCCGGCGCGGCGAGCCGCAGAGGGGGGCTAGCCAGGGGGGAGGCGCACTGACGGCAGCGGTGTCAAGTACGGAGCGCCGGGTTACGTGCCGACGCCGGGCTGCCACGACTCGCCGTCTGCGGGGAGAGCCGAGCCGAGCGCCGGGGCTGTGCGTGCGCTGCGAGCGGCGGGCTCTGGCCGGGCCTGCTCTGCTGCTCCGCCGCAGCCAGCCGCCTTCCTGCCCCCGGCAGCTCCCGCGCGGGGCAGGTGCGCTCACCTGCCGCCGGGGCCAGCGCGCCGCAGCCCCGCGTCCCCTTCACCCGCTCCATGTGAACTTCGAGCCCCGGTAAGCCTGCGCCCGCCGCCCGGGGATGTCCGCCGCTTCCCGGGGCCGCTGTAGTAGTAATCTCTGGGTCGGGGCTGACTTTGGCTGCCACTGATTTGTtcggccccctcccccagcgaaGCAGACACAACCCGGGGGGAATCGCAGATGGCACTTAGTGTATCAGCCCTATTGAAAataatgattattaataatagaCTAGAACATCAACAAGGCCAGCGGGCAAATAGTCTGAAAATAAAATGAGCCCATCACCCTGACATGTTGAATGTCTGCGGGTATAAAAGTGTAAAGCCCACACAGCTGTGGGTTTCCCCGcttcccccccctcgcccccatctAAATCTTGCGGTGTAACTAAAGgacattaatttgtttttctttaatcagTTGCATGGCAGTCGGATGGTTCAGGATCTTATGAAGGCAAAGCCTTTTAGCAGCATCGGGCCCtgcattttcctcctccttcccccgaAAATTATAGTATTGCTTTATTGGGATGGGTGGGggtgtctttttttgtttgttgtgagGTCGTCATGTTTTAGGTGGGATTCTCTTCAGTCTCAGGAGTTTGGCTTTTAGAAATCAACTGTTCCCCACTTCCAGGGCTTCACTGTCAGAATTTTAAATATCGAACTCAGTTCTCTCCCCCAGGCCGCCAGAGGGACGGAAGTGCCTGGTTTTTTTGGGGGATTCTGATAGTCTCAAATATCCAAGGGTGCAGAGCCTTGTGTGGGTTCACTGagcctatattttattttatagcaaCCTATGGTGACTGTGGTTACTTCTCCTTATGGCTTCTTATCTTTCTCTTTATTCTTACAAACTGGATCATTTTCAGCTCTCTCTAGAGTGCATAGCAATTGATGTATTGATTTCGGGTATGAAAAAGAGTTGCTGATGATTCTAAAGTTCACCAGGGATCAGCAAATCCTTTTAAACAACTGTAAGATCTGAAGAAGAGTGTGGAGAATATAGCTGGGTGTATATCTGTCTTGTGAAAGATTCTGGTTCTACTCCATTCAGTGTACACCAGGGTTATGCTAAGAAGCAGGATTTGACTCTATTGTCTCTCAGttttgatggttttttttttttaagaataaaacaaattactTAAGTACTTTTTTTGAGATTCAGTTGTTCTGTATTAACGTTTATTAAAGATTTCGCTCCTGTCCCATTCAGTCTACACCAAGGTAGAGCAGATATCATGAATTGAATCCATTTGtctcagtttttaaaatctaatttactaTATCTGTTCTCAGTCTGGGattcttgtgttctgtgttttttatcaaaatgtattAATTAGTATTAAAGCAATTACATaagaaaaatattgttaaatTGTAGCTTGCTCATTCTTTCACAGTTtactttttgtgatttttaaatgttacaaaCAATATATTGTTAAATGATAAAATAGCTACAAGATTAATTATTAGTAAAAGCATGATTCATGTTGAAGTAGTACAAATTAAATGCTAGAGTGTTTCTGAATTTGAATAAGGTGGATGTGACATTATTTCGTCACTGTATTCCCTCACAGAGGGACTGGTAGAAACTAGAGATAATGGAAACATTCTGGCTTTAAGCTTTCTTGAATATTCTGTAGATGTTTCAAAGTAGCAGTTGTTGGTTTGATGCACTTATATTAAATTGTCTTTTTGACTTCAGAACTTCCATCATTTTCACATTCAGAGAGAATTGGAGTGTAAAGTTTTGCGATCTGTGTTTTCAGTGAAACTTGTTCagtttctcaggaaaaaaaacagccTTTAAAAGAAGTTCACCTGATCCATTCATGCAACTTCTTAACAGCAGTTGTCTTGCAAGTTAATTTTAATCAGGCTAATTAAACGAAATatattgattaaaaacaaaatattaaatattttcccaaacatgttaatacattttaacgAAAACGCTTGTAttgagcttttttaaaatttggtgttAGTGTTGGacacattttcaattatttttcgttttcccttcattttctcttctctaTTAATTATTGCTTACATCTAAGAATTTGTTTGGAACATACACAGATTAGTTTTTGTACTCCCTACATTTGATTTGCTGATTAGTTGTCTCCCACAGCTGTCGTGTAAATAGGATATTTTGTACTTAAATTTTATAAATTTCGATTCGAATCTTTAACAATGGCTGCTATATCTTTctgaagtttaaataaaaaacatttttccttgcAAAAACTCGATCAACAGTCATGAAAACGGTCattctttaaaaattgtcacGATCGGAAACCTAAGGGCAaaacagcaaattttaaaaacGTCACTTTGGAATTAAAATGAATCCGTTCCGTTTCTGTAGTCTGGATTCCGGTGAACTAACTTCCAAATAGTTTAGAGGGTTTAGATCGCTTTGTGATATTCCTGGTGAGATTAGTTTTAAAAGTACAAAAGATGGAAATAAAAATGGTTTCAAAAGTTCAGAATTATGTTTCTTAAAATCTGGTTGTTTAGACTGGCAGATGGATGTTTTCAGTTTGTAATTCGAAGGCGCATTTAAATGTCTTGTCTAAAACCTATGAGGATAAATCTGGTTTCTAGAAGCTGGTTAGATGCTATAATTTAAGATAATTGTTCGATACAATTTTGCTTTTCCAACAGAtctaaaaactaaaattttcGTTTCAAATTAGTCAAACTCTTTAAATTGACCTGGTGCTGTGCGTATCCCTTTTTCCAGGCTGTCCCCCACAGCTAACAAGCCGTAAGTACTGGTGTCGAACTGCTTTTCGAATGTTTCTCCTCTAATTCGGTGTGTTTATAGGAGAGTACAAGGGGAAAGACATAATTGaaatcttgcttttaaaatttgtctctgtagctgtgcattgacCATACCTGGGGGGGAAGAGAATGTAACAATGGTACATTTCCTTCACAGACGAACAAAACGGGAATAGTAAAGAGAAGCTCAAATTCCGGTGTAGGTAGTGGGGTGGGCTGCAGATGCTGCAGACACATGAGAGGGCACTGGCTGGCTATTAAGGATTCCCTTGCTAGGTTAGATCACTTACCACAGAGGAAAATATCTTTTTTATTAAttgtgcatttcccctttatCTCTTTTACCGAGCATAAATATTTGGGTTCGGATTTAGCCCTTAAAAAGCAAATCTTGTTCAGGTCCTCGGTTAGAATGATGGGACGTGGCAAGCGATCCCGATCCTTGGTTTTCTCTTCTAATGCTTTCCCTTAGCAAATGAAGTCGCTGTAGAAGTGGAGGACACCGAGGGGCGCGTGAATGCCCCGCTAGAAGGAGTGTGCAGGGCGTTCCTTGGGAAGCCGACCGACTCTAGACATCCCCTGGAGCTTCCCCTCCTTCCGCAGACCTCTCGCCGCCTTGGGAAGAAGCTGGGGAGAGGTTTTAGAAAGCAGGGTTTGGTCTGGGTCAGGACGGCTTGTGAACACCAAGTCCTGGGGAGCTGGACTTTGGGGTTGGATCTGTCACAGAGTTCAGGGGGGTCACATCGAATaatgcccccccccgccagcgcCACTCCGGTTTGACTTTTTCTCCTGCCTCCTTAGCCCCAGTCGCCACCCCCTGCCAGTGTCAGAACTAATGCCACTCTCTGTACGTTTCCTGCTGCCCCTGGACTCGGAATTTTGCTTCGGGTAGCCGAGCTAACACGGCTGGTCAGGCGAGAGCCTGTTCCTTCTGGGGGTGGGTGCTCTGGGAGCTACAGCAAGGGAAAGGGAGCCCCGATCGGCTTGGGAGCAGTAGCCAGACTGCCTGCCCCGCCGAGGGGCTCTGGGCGGGAGGAGGATGGGCCATGGGGATGAGGCAGTGGACCCaaggggaagagggtgggagtggggggaggatgAGCCATTGGAGCAGGGGCAGCGGGTGCTGGCGAGGGGCGATCAAGGGCAGAGCAGCGGGGTAAGGAGCTGTCCCTGCGGAGCCCCCTGGGCGTGGGGCGGCCGCTCTAGCCCGCTCGAGGGCAGTGCCCGGCTCTGGGGGTGGTgcgaggagggggctctggagaAGGCGCCCTGAGCCGGGCTCTTGCCTCTACCGCGCCAGTTCCACGCAGCTGCCTTGGGTTCCTTGGTACAGCGaaatgttccctcccccccccgcgccctgCTGGGGACCCCGCTCGCCCTCACTGCAGCCAGTTTGGTCCGTCGGGTCCCAGCGGGGAGGTCCCCCGATGCCCCGCCAGCCTTGCCGGGCAGACCGGTGCGTGCGAGGGGCGGAGGGGCGCGTCGGACGGGAGTGACATCTGTGGCCGGACAGGTAAAGTCCCTAGGTCCGGGCACCCCTTCCCTTGCCCGGCTGAGGGCGGCgggagggcagggctgctggGCACACCCAGCGCTTGGCAATGCAACTGGAGCTTGGCTAAAATCGGCTAAGGCCATGACTGaggctctgggtgtccccaggGGCTCCGCGAGCTCTGTTCTGAGGCCAGGGGaatcttcccttccccccgctcGGGCCCCCTCACACCCTAGGCCAAGGACGCTTTCATCCGCTTTCCTGTCCTCCCAACCCCGCCGTCCAGGAAGCCCCTTCCCAGGTCGCCCTGCACACAACACTGTGCCTGCTGCGTCCTCGCCAGGCCCGCGGGCCGCTTTGCAGGGGGGCAGCGGGGTGACCTGCTAGCTCTTTTCTTTTTCAAGGGGACAGCAGCCAGACTGCCTGCTGACTTTTTCAAgtccgtcccccccaccccacagctgagCCTCCTGGGGGGTGTTTCAAGCCTGCTGATTCCTCAGATCGGAGTCAGCCCTAGCCAGCCTGGGAAATTTCCCTGGAAATGCCGGGCATATTTACGCGATGAATTTTCTTCCCTCCTTTGGGACCCTCCCTTCTGATTTCTCATCTGTGGCTGTCTGGGGCCTGACACTGAGTCACTTCTCTCTCAAACCCCGAATAACTGCCACTTCCAGAGCGGGGTGTCTATTCAGACCTGCCCCGGGAGCTCGGTCCCGAATCTGAGAGGAGATGAAGCTCCCAGGCAGGTTCCTTTTCCTGGATCCCTGCAGCcgtggggagaaggggctgggggaacaGTCACTTTTATAATTCAACTCAATATGTATTTAACCCTCTCCAAACAAAGGTTAGAAATGAGTTAATAGAAACCACAGTTCCAGCCCCGTTCTGATCTGTGCTACTGTGCGGTTGTGTATGTGGGTGTCTGCTTTTGCAGGGGGTTAGCGTGTGGTATTtagtgttgggggcggggggttctgcAATGAATGGAAAAACTGGATCATCTCAAAAGGTCACAGCAGATCTAATGTGCAGGGATAATTTAGCAATGTCTTTCCACTCTGGGCGAATGCGTTTGGTTCCATCACCGGAGTAGTATACCTTCAGAAAACACAGGGACGGTTATTTTGGTACATGATGTTATCCAGGGGACCCGCAGGGCCAGCTATTGTGCATTTTCTCGCCATGATCGTTATGCCAGGGCTTGAGCACCGTGTTGAGATACTGTGCTCTCCCCCTGTCATGCTAGGAATAGCCCAGCTTCTCCTGTTACCTGAGCAAACTTATCTGAAGGTAACTGTCCTCCTGGTCGTTCATTGCATTTTACAGGGCTCTGCCAACGAGTGGCATTGCCGTCATTTTTAAAGGCCGCTTTTAAAGCTCGAGGACGAGGCGGCTTGCAATGATTTATGTGGAGTTATTTTTAAAGGCAGCTTTTAAAAACTAGAGGACGAGGCGGCTTGTGGGGATTGATCTGCAGTCCCTGCCCCTTCTTTCACTTGCGCCAAAGCTCGGGGGGCGAGCTGGCCACGATCCTGCTGTgttttggggtgggatgggggagactTTTAACTGTGTTCCCTTCTTCGGGGAAGGGGCCCGAGCTGCTGGAGCTGCGTGCCccgggggagcaggctggggctggtgtgcAAGCGCCGGGAGGGGGGCCGGCTGGGGATGCAGCGGAGCCCTGCgcgcgcggggggcggggccgggggcagcgcgccgtggaggaggggaaggggggggccggtctgtctgtctgtccgtccggCGCGGCGCTGCCTCCTGTACAGTAGGGCGCCCCGTACTGTACGCCTCTCTCTGCcgtgttacccgctctctcctctctctcccgcAGATCTCGCGAGAGCGGCCGGCTGGTGGCTGTGGGGGttgcagcagcggcggcggcggcggcgggcggaGCAGGGAAGCGGCAGGCGGAGGCGGCAGCGGACGGGCGGCCGGGCGCAGGGCGGGCAGCATCATGGCGGACAGAGACAGTGGCAGCGAgcagggcggcggcggcgggggcgcGCCGGGCGCCGGGGGGTCGGGCtccggcggcggcggggggccggggggcggccTGCAGCACGAGACCCAGGAGCTGGCCTCCAAGCGGGTGGACATCCAGAACAAGCGCTTCTACCTGGACGTGAAGCAGAACGCCAAGGGCCGCTTCCTCAAGATCGCCGAGGTGGGCGCGGGCGGCAACAAGAGCCGCCTCACGCTCTCCATGTCGGTGGCCGTGGAGTTCCGCGACTACCTGGGCGACTTCATCGAGCACTACGCGCAGCTGGGCCCCAGCCAGCCGCCCGAGCTGGCGCAGGCCGCCGACGAGCCGCGCCGGGCGCTGAAGAGCGAGTTTCTGGTGCGGGAGAACCGCAAGTACTACATGGATCTGAAGGAGAACCAGCGCGGCCGCTTCCTCCGCATCCGCCAGACCGTCAACCGGGGGCCCGGCCTGGGCTCCACGCAGGGCCAGACCATCGCGCTGCCGGCGCAGGGGCTCATCGAGTTCCGCGACGCCCTGGCCAAGCTCATCGACGACTACGGCGTGGAGGAGGAGCCGGCCGAGCTGCCCGAGGGCACCTCCTTGACTGTGGACAACAAGCGCTTCTTCTTCGACGTGGGCTCCAACAAGTACGGCGTGTTCATGCGGGTGAGCGAGGTGAAGCCCACCTACCGCAACTCCATCACCGTCCCCTACAAGGTGTGGGCCAAGTTCGGCCACACCTTCTGCAAGTACTCGGAGGAGATGAAGAAGATCCAGGAGAAGCAGCGGGACAAgcgggccgccgccgccgcctctggGCCCGAGCCGCAGGCGGAGACTGAGagcagcgccgccgccgccgggccccccggagccctgctgcaggCCGACGAGCCGGAGGAGGATTGATCCCGACTTGGCTCCTGGCTGCCTCCCTGCCTgctgcacagagacacacacacacacacagacacacacacacagacacacagacagagacttATACTGTAATAAAGAGAACCCCAGacacagaaccagagagagataaatacaaaaaaaaaaaaaaaaagtaaaaccaacaaaaaaaaatgtacctGTTAATAACTCCAAGGGAGCACCACCCACTCAACCAACCTCCACAAACTGACAGCTCAGCAACTTCTCCGACTGGCCACCCATCGCTGGATGTTCCTCCACTTTATCCACCATATAAAACAGTAAGCAgctgctaaaaacaaacaaaaaaaaaacaaaaaaaagtaataacATTATATATGAACTGTGTTTCctacttgattaaaaaaaaatataaagaactGAGTGTTTATTTCCCTAATTAACCAAGAACTTTTGTACACGTTTAAGCTATTATTATTAAAAGTGTTTGCAAAAATGGTCAAGATTATAATATTGCTGAATTATATAAAAAAAGTCCTTTTCATGTTGAGCTAACATTTGACTTTAGcacaaaaaaaaagagatattttAGAACacgtaaaataatatttttagttttttcttctcattttgttACCAAATTTCAAACCTTACATGGAGGTTATTATAGTATATTTGACACCCTATATACCTGTGATTagagatgtgtatatatatgaggGCTAGGCATGCTGTGTGTCTGAGCTTTGTCTAAATGTTATGCAGAAGTTTGTAGAGTTAAAAGGTACGTAGGTTTAATTCATGCAAGGTAAACAATAAGTGCTCTCTTTTATACAATATGCATTGCATCTGGACCTTAAACATATAAAATGGTCAGTGAAACTTCTGTGAACAtgaagaaaaattattaaaaaaggcatttaaatgAAATTTGCTAACTTGTGATTTTTACGTTTGAACCAAAGTTAttcaaatagtaaaaaaaaaaaaacaaaacaaaacaaaaaaaaccccagaaaaaaaagtaaagaatctCCTCCCATAATTTTCTGCACCTGTTTGGTTTACAACTAAGTAGGCGTATTGTCATTATTGTGTATATGAGATGTACTTGTATTGttcataatatattttttttattatgtgtACTTAAAGTACTTACCTAACGTGCAGCAATTTCCAGTAAACCTGTTTTTGGACAACAGGTAGTGAGTCTTTTGTGTGGTCACTGGCACTAGCACTAGCACTATCTCCTAAACTTGTAAAAGGTCTGCACCTATACTTTGATTTGTGCCAGTGCTATTAACTTATGTAGGCCTGTTATAGAAATCAGTGCAACACAATTATAGAGTAATCCTACTGAGCCATGGATTTTGAGTTTCATTTAAAAGTGAAAGCCAAGATGGTGTATGTAAAGGATTTCCATGTAGCTGTGGTGCTAGTTATACTGGCTACATACATTATAAATGTAGTTGTGACCCCCAAGTGTACAAGCCTTCTATCAAAAGTATGTACTTGTGAGATATAGTAAAAGTGTAGgatatgaaaatgcagaatttAGCAGAACACTAATTTGTCAAATTGTGTtctccaaattgaaatatttataGTAATAGACTTTTtacaggtttttcttttaaaaagtttgtgtGCTTTTAATTGACTAACTTCTTGCTGCTGTAtagtaaaatattaatatatttttatcattAAACTGCTGCATGACTATCATCATTATGAGTGAAGAGAAAATGTTATAAAAGATGCCTTAAACAGTAAATTTTCTGGTTGCAATTCTGTagaaaacatttaagaaaaacaagaatGTTGTTCAACTAAAAAGTTATTGGGATGCAATCATTTTTCTTAACATTCTTGACAAATTTAACCGTGTAAACCTAACTGCTGTATATAGAAGACACCACCTGTTGGAACAGGAAGTTATCTCTGCTTCTCATTGATTGTAAAGGATCTAGCCtagaagaggggggaaaagtttgtttaaaggatttttattttctgctgggggttttttttccattaaaaatatagtTCTCTGGTTTTGGAGATGTACTGCAAGTGTCAAAACAAAGCTATTTCCATTGCAcgcatttccctttaaaaaagttTGCTATTAGTATTCACAGAAAGTTAAATATGAGATGACAGTTCAGAAGTTAAGGATTTGTTTCTGTAATAATCACTGGAAATGATTAAATTGCTTCATTAAGGTGCACTTTTCCTGTTTCCAgatagtaaaaataagctttcatAGTGCATAATGTGATATTTGAAATGGTTCTCAATTGCACGTAAATGTCTAATAACCTGCTTTTTTAATTGGAGCGTTTGATGAGCAGTTTCATTTATTGTACTTCAACAGTGATGTGGAAAGGACTGCATTCTCCATGCTGCTAGATGTAGTTAGGGAAGTTAATTGTTTTGGTATTGCTACTTGACTATGTCTTGGTTCTACTGTTTACTACGGTTTTAAAAGTTATACTGCAGATTGACACACATTGCTCATAGTTACAAGTGTTCTACGTTATCAGCAATAAGTAGTGTGAGTCAGTGAAAACACTGCAAAGTGTCCTTCCTTACTTTTGAGTTAATATAAGCTTTGTTAAATACACAGGCTTTTCCCCAGGGTCAGCATTGCCTAAAGGGAAATCTTCACCTGTAAAATTCAGATCCTACATGGTATCTGATTGGGTGAAGAAGTGCATGGGTTGTTGCAGTTCCATTCATACCATTACAGCTTAACACAGTTTTAGCAAAGTGTTGTGAACAGTGTCTGAGAACTTGTggtcagtgttttatttttgtgttttgttttaaattaaatccacATCCAGATATTCTAGGAATTTATAAATGATATTGATGAAAGACTAAATGACTGtaaaggattttatttaattttattggcatctcatttttttttctgaggtgCTCGGTACTTTACCAAGGTTCTTTATCtcagtatttaaaacaaaatacagttgGAAAACCCTGTTTAATGTTAGACGAATAAAGGTAATGGTATATTTGACCATATGTGTTGTTCTAAAAAAGACAGTATGCTCAAATGTGCCAAGAAATTTAATTCCTGAAAAATATGCCTTATATTTTCCTTGATATGCTTTTAAATGTCTTGTAGAAAAGGTCCAAGAGCATGATAAAACTACTTTATATGACTAACTGCAAGAAAACTTGAAATTCATTGCAATACTGACATAcgtttatttttaagttaaagggacactgtcaagtaatttataattaaaatatgacCTCTCTTTAAAGCGGTTATAATCTAATGGAGAATGTCCTCCAGattctaagtttttttttttttttgtttaaaaaaaaaattgctctgtctctgagaaattaaataaaaaaaattagccacTGTTGATTCATGCCTCTTATTTATTGTTCTGCTTGTGCTGCAAGAGGCAGCCATCCAGCCACAGGGGGAGCAAAAGCTAACTAACAAACCAGAACTGTGCGGAAATCATTGAAGATGCCTATGACAACAAGGAAGTTTACAAGTAAAGCCAAGTTGGCTTTTGCACCCTATGAAGTGGAGGAGGGAAATTCAGTTGTTACCAAATAGAAAAATCCAGTATAGGGGTGAGGAGTGGGTGTTCTTTTCAAACTTCTCAGAGGGCATCATACACAATggagagttttaaaaattaaaaccttttattttaaaaaaaatacttgacAGTGTCACTTTTTTGAGTATCCCTTGCAGGGGTTGAAATTTACTTAGTGTAGCATTCTTTGAGAAGTAGTACAAAACTAGCAATTTACTAAGAACTTTTCAGACATTCTAAAGAGAGAGGCTGTCCACTTTGAATGGCTAGTGAGACGTAACAGTCCTATCGGGCAAGGCAGAAAGCTGCTGGTAATTTTAACCCCTGCCTAGAGCAGACCGATAACTTCATTTGGGAGCAATTACTTTGTTGCctttaaaaatagcactgtaatAACTCTTTTTATGATTAGCTGTAGTATAACCTTTATCCCTTTCAAACTATGCAAACTATTAAATGTAAATTAGGATTCAATTAAAGATAGTTGATTATATTACAATCAGATGGCATTCGTGCACTAACTGGAGTATATACAAATAAAGCTATTAGTATGACTTTTGTATGCTAACAGCAAAATATAATATACCTACCTATTCTAAAAATATGAACGTTAATATTGT
The nucleotide sequence above comes from Chelonia mydas isolate rCheMyd1 chromosome 8, rCheMyd1.pri.v2, whole genome shotgun sequence. Encoded proteins:
- the PURA gene encoding transcriptional activator protein Pur-alpha — protein: MADRDSGSEQGGGGGGAPGAGGSGSGGGGGPGGGLQHETQELASKRVDIQNKRFYLDVKQNAKGRFLKIAEVGAGGNKSRLTLSMSVAVEFRDYLGDFIEHYAQLGPSQPPELAQAADEPRRALKSEFLVRENRKYYMDLKENQRGRFLRIRQTVNRGPGLGSTQGQTIALPAQGLIEFRDALAKLIDDYGVEEEPAELPEGTSLTVDNKRFFFDVGSNKYGVFMRVSEVKPTYRNSITVPYKVWAKFGHTFCKYSEEMKKIQEKQRDKRAAAAASGPEPQAETESSAAAAGPPGALLQADEPEED